ACAGAACTTCATGAGAAAGTGGTGCACACAGCCTAGATAGATGTGTTTCTTCACATCCTCAACCATTCCTTTCTTGGCTTCTTTTCCTACAGGATGAGTCTGCTAGTCTCAGTTAAAGaaaattgtgatatttttaataatttcctTGTGAACAGTTTAATAGGATTACAACTCTTTTTCACTGCTGTCATTAAGTAAAAGATTAGGTATAATTCAAGTATACTGTAAACCTTTGTTAATTACACCCCAAActcatgcatttatttatgtattcttcttcttcttcttactattattattattacagtaatagTAACAGCTCGAATTGTTTAGGATCATTTGCTCCCTTTGAAAAATCACTGTATTGATCACAAATGGACTGTAGTGGAATTATTAATCTCACCTCAATCTCGCTTGGAAGATTGAATAtataaatgagatgaaaaacGCGTACTGTCGCTTTAAAAGGCAACACCTCCCCGCCGTCACTAGATCCTGGCTGAGTTTCGCTGCAACAAACACTGTGGTTCATACAACAGACAGTCTTTACAGCAGAGCAAACCACACGACCGCCTACAATACAGGAAGGAGTGCAGCTGCCAGCACAGAACCAAATCCTGTTTATTTTACCGATGTGACAACAGAGACAGCTGCTGTCAGGAGCTGAACTACAGGTGAGTCCTTCTGCTGCCCAGTGACTTTACTGTGGACTGACCTGAAGAAAATAGTATTTCTAGAGTACATCTGAGAAAGGCTTAACATGACAGCAGAAGTGTGGATGACATCTTACAGCACTGAGGTGGTGTAAAAAGTAGAAATATCAGTGGTTACATGGCAGAGTTTCGTAGGAAACTATGAGGTCTCCCAACAGGTGTGTCAGGTCACACCTGTTGGGAATGTAGACTACGCCTGCTAGTTTGACTTGCAGATACGCCTCTTTTGACCTCACTATTTAAGCTAAagtcttgtttatttctgtacaGGTCGGCGCAGTTGGTGGATGTATAGGCCTATAGCTGGACATGGATTATTGGTGCCCGTCTTCACCGCTTTGGATTTAGTTGAGACACAGCACAACCTGCGCCTCCATCCGTCTGCTCCAAGTGAGGGCGCCAAGAACAGGTGGAtcctgtttctgtgttcagCTTAATAACCTTACACCCACCTTACACCTTTATGGGGAACCAGGTGGAGAAACTAACGCATTTAAATTACGCAGAGGTGCCAACGTCGGACCCAAATGGGTTCGACCCGGACGACGACGGACCGCGCATAGGCGTCTCTTACATTTTCTCcaacgacgacgacgacgagcAGGACGACAATTTGGACCACTTTTCATCGGAGAACCGCCGGGTGAACCACGAAGAGAAGCCCTTCGACCCCCAGGACGAGCTGGAGTGCTCGATTTACTACCGAGAGGAGTGCGTCTATGAGAGGAGCACCGGAGCCGCGACGCACTCTGCGGAAAGTCTCCTGAACAAGTGCAGACCGGGAGACCTGCTGGAGTTTGTGGCCACTGGACAGTATCCACACTGGGCTGTTTACGTCGGGGACTTCCAGGTGGTTCATTTGCATCGGGCAGAGATTAAGAACAACTTTCTCACCGATGTCAGCCAGGGCAAAAAAGGCAGGATAGTGAACGGCCTCTACAGGTACCGTGCGCTCCCGCCGGACGTGATTGTGCGCAACGCCCTGGACAACGTCGGGTTGAGAGACAGAGCGCTGTTCTGGAGAAACTCGGAGTGTTTTGCCGCCTGGTGCCGCTTTGGCAAACGGGAATTCAAAATAGGAGTGGAGATCAGGATTGGGAAGCAGCCGTACAGGTTAAAATTACTCTTTTCAGAAAAGAAGAATCATGTCCTGGAGTTTCAGAGCCTGGAGGACGTGATCatggaaaagaggagaaatgatcAGATTGGCAAAGATGCTGTTCTGCAAGAGCTGGCCAACCACCTGAACACAACTAATGAAATCAAAGAGGATCATTTTGTCAAGTAATAGTGGATGCTGTGGTCATCTGGTCAGAATTTGAGCCATTGAATTCAGGAGATGCTCAGTGGCTCATGCACAGTTTTCCTGCTGAAAAACCGAGCATGTGTGGTGGTGAGGGAGCCTTTATGCCCCCAGTCAACCAGTGAAGAGCTTTGTCTGTGTGCTTGGGTTCATGTGCCACCCTGCAAACAAAAATCTTGAGAGGGGGCTTAAAATTAATCAGAAATCTGTTATTTCTTCAAACTGAGAGGAAAATCCCATGTAAGTTGGCTGACATCTGGGGTGACACTTGACTTTCACTCTCAAGTGCATCAGCAAAGCAGATCACAAGGGTCAAAACAAAATTCCCTCAAGTAAATTTACACTGAAATCAAGTGAAAATGGAACACCCTGCCCCCCTCTTctcagaaaaatgaaattatatgcACTCAACCCAAGATTAAGTGACTTGTTATGATGGATACATTTACATCAAAGCTGCACCCGCAGTCTAATCATTTGGGGATGAAGTCAGAATTTAATTGCCCATAATTATCTTTCTAATCCAATGAATCTTTGCACAGAGGAGCAAAACCTCTCCAATGTACTTCCACCTGACGAGAGCGCTGAAAGCACTTGCTCCTGTACAACTCAGGTGTTGGAGACCAATACAGAGCGGAAGAGACTgcttttattattgtgtgtcaAAGTTGAGGATACCTGTCTGTTGCTTTATATCAAATCATCACAGCTTTACCCACTCTTTGACTACTTTATGGACACTGCTCACAGCTATGACTGTGCAAATTTATTGATTCATCAgttaaaacagtttatttttttgaaaaaaacaaaagatgtttGTATGAAGGAATatggaaataaatatatatttgtccagtaaagttttttttttctttttactgaaggacttttaaatgatttaaatgatttatggGAATGTTGGTACAATGCTTATCAGTAACTTCAAACAATGCATCTCAGGGAAAAGTAGGAGAGTTTATTCTGTAGTCCAACCTGCTTCCTAAACACCAGCATAGTTTTGAAAGCAgctacaccaccaccaccatcacaaATACTAACTCTCACCCAGGGGGAACCACCTGGGGCTCTACCTGTTCAACTAATAAGATCCCTGCTTTTTGTTTATTGCTATGTGGTGAACAGCCTTGGCTGCCACATAGTTAAAGTTGCTAATGCTGCCAGTTTTGATCAAAATATTTGCCTCAGAGCAGCAGCTCCCTGAATCGACCTAAACACCAGCTTTGTTAACTTGTGTCAAGTTGTATTCCAACTGCGCTGgacattttgctttgtttacaCCTCTGCCGACTGAAGATAAGTCATTTCTGAAAGTTTTGCCGCAGGCTTAAAATGTTCTTCACCCATATTTGGCGTTACTTCCTTCCCCTGGAATGACAGCATTCATTAAATTTTGGGCAAAGgtgcagttttgtttgtgtatacCCACAAATAGGCATTTTTTTACCAAGCCAAATCACATCTCCCTTTAGTTTCTTTAAAGATACAGaattaaaatggaaattatgtgtaaaataaaattgcTGTTTAAATAACTTGATAAGAATAGAAATGTGATGGGGAAAATAGGCCCTCAGATCATAAGCGGACACTGAGATGTGTGATATCTTAAGTGCAAATATTTCAGTAATGTCAATTGATAAATGCTTGTGAAACActctacagtatgtgcacatacAGAGGCTGCAACGGAAATGATACCAGGCTCTAAGGTTACTATGagattttgtggttttttttctctctctctctgtgtttcagaggAAGTTCAAGATGCTCTCAGTCAGTAGATAAGTTACTTTGCCTGTTTGGTTTCCTCTGGTGATATTTACATAGAGATAATGCAGCAGTCATTTTGCTGCAGGTAACGTCCCACTGGACCCAAAGTAGGATCATCATCAGCACTGGTACCAAATAGGAAAGCTGCTGGACACATTAGCATTTCTTCAATTCTCTGTGGTGTATCACAGTGATGAAAtatgaattgtgtgtgtgtgtgtgtgtgtgtgtgtgtgagtgagtgatgcATATTTATGataaacagtcttttttttttttttttttttttttttagcacaaacTGAATCCGAACAGCATTGGGTAAAGAACACAATGTTAAAGCAGCTGCCAGTGCAGTTGTGTAATTGTGAatattaattcacatttttcatcatgCATGACAATGCTGAAATATAATCATACTTACATTATAGCACATGCAATTAAATTTTCTCTTCTGGTCTCTGCATATGTATGCCAACATTGCACAGTAACTgatacattataaaaaaaaataccagtaGCCAGTAGAAAAAGCCACCATGCTGTCAACTGAATTAATATAAATTTGACCGGTGTTTTATTGTGATTGGTGGTGGAGGTGTAAAGACCCCCTGTGTTGTTCTTTTGTCAACAATCAAAGGTATATTTATGTTCAGTGTTTCTAAAAAACACACTCTGTATCTTGAGGTCTagcaaacatgttgaatgcatttccttcctcataaaacattgcCAAGCAGATTTTTTTGAATACTTCAAAtactgcattgtttacatccatgtttgctagctTCCAGTCTCCatcttcactgcctttgttgACGTATTGCtaagtttttttgtgtatgttacTGCTACAAACGGTTGGTCAATGGAGTAGCGTGAAACCATTTGCAGGATGTGTAACTTGTGTACACAGAAATTGGATCAATTTCGCATCCTGTTCTGTAGCCCAAGACAGCTGAGCCATTGTGCATCCTTGATTGAACAGAACAGACTTTAGGAAGAGGTCACTAATGGGATCTGTAATCAAACTAGATTAGAtgtgactgtttcaaaataatCTACTGTACCCCCCTCCTAGCCCCATCCCACATTTTGCCATCatataaaaactgaaaccaGGGGTTTACTTTTAGTTTGTCAGGTTGGCTCATCCATGTCAGCCTTCTGGCCAGAGAGTGTGTCATGTTTCCTTTGGAGGATTGGAGAAAAGCCCACATCCTTCAGGCAAAACTGGCAACAGTACAGAAGCTGGGGACAAGCCAGCGCTCAAATCAAACCCACCCTATGTTTGCAAAATGTCATTATCTACAAAAACTTCTTCCCGCACGCAAACACGTCTGAAGTTTAGAGGGGTGTGCTTATGAGGAGATTGTATCTGACAGGCCTACATGAATGTGGGAGTGTATTTCAGACATGGCCTGAAGCCACTGCAAGATTGTTATCCATGTGAGACAAACACTAGCTTAAAAATGGATAGTTTGAGGGCTTGTGACAATTTCAGGTCATGTGTTTGACTATTTAGAATTTGAATCTCACCTCAGGGCATTTTTATTAGATTGCCAGTCTTATGTCTCAACTTTTTGTGGCTCAAACAGCATCTCTGAACTGCTGTGGTTTTTGCCAATAGATAACGATTCCTCTTCAACCGGTAAAGAACGGGACTTATGAATGGCTGTtgggagagagtgtgtgtgtaagataaGATAGTAAAACAGATTACTAAGATTACACCAGCCTTTGATTAGCATTATcatgttgaatgttttaaattaaaatgtgtttcaaagGCCCAGTCAAGCTAAGAGTTAACCgtaaaaatatgaatttgttTCCCTGCCCGTAAAATCATCTTCCGCAGACAGGGGACATAGAGctgtgtggttttgtttgtcAGGTCATTTCCGCTGCCCACTCACCTGAATCATGTTTATGCTCGTGTTTGAAGAGACAGTTCCATTTCCTGTGTTTTAGACAGAGTGTAATGAAACTCCAAAAACCCTTGTAACTCTAAAATTAACTACACCGCATTCATTACCAGTCATCGATCCACAGTGCTGCAACTCacgcaacttttttttttcttcacatttgcCTGTAAACTTTTCTTTGAGCACCACCTGGTTGTATTGGGTTAATAATTTATATGGAACTCCCACCAGTTTGACTTGGACTGGTCTCTGTTTGCAATTCGTTTCAGACAGGCGCTGCATGCGTTGTGATTCTTTCTTGTCCCGACGTGGGATGACCGTTTGTTTTTTCAGCCGCACAATGGCAAAGTCCGTCCCCTCCCATTTCCACGTTCCAGTTCCAAGGCTGCTTTCCTTTTTCAAAGCAACATTCCCATAGCCTAGTTTTACATTGTTAGCGCTTCACATGCCACTTTTCAACTGCACAATTGGATTTAGTTTGTATGCTGCCACACATACACGCAGCCAAGCAATGTTCCCTTCCTTCCTTTGTGGTTTCTTTCACTTTCCTTGACAAATGTGGTTTTGTAGGACTGAGCGGTAGGCTGTGATGGTAAAGCCGTTGTTAAAAGCTAGAACTGGGGAATTGCTGTGCTCAGAAATGATCAGTTCAAAGAAATCATGACGGTTCAAAGGAAATAACAAGGAAACAAGAATACCAATGTAGCAAGTCAGCCTGGGTGAAGGTACAAGACATCATGTATAAGGATAGCTTTGTAAGACCATAGAAGAAAATCTTTGATTTGATTGCCGTGTCTCCAGCAAGAGTGTAAATTCTTAGACGATAGGAGCTGATGAGGAGCTCCTCAGAATGGAATCAGGCCCTATTCTAGTTTGAGCTGTCGTATCCGGTCAGCCAGGGCTGTCTAGGTTACGTAAGCAGAGCCAGACAACAAGAAAGTGCCCGAGGAAACCTTCAATACACTGACCCTGTTTCTTTGGATGGtgatggatgaataaatgaataaaagaaagtaagaaagaaaggGACAGTAGGCATGAGTTATGACCTGAGAGAGCGAGAACAGAAATCACAGCGGTCATTAAACCCTCATACTTGAACTGAGATGTGAGTGAGAATTGTTGCCTTCAAGCACCCTGACCTGTTTGTCACTTCAATTATTTATGGCAGGCTGATTCAATACCTATCAACATTCATCTTATCCTAAGTCATCACAGGATTCCCTGCCCTAAATCTTTCGGCTATACTGACTAACATTGTGCAGGTTAAAAATTGCAAAATCACAATTTAGTAGCAAGTCAATTTATGCTAATTATACAGTTGCAGGCCTTTTTTATCTTAAATTGGAAACATAGGTGGAGAAATtactctttatttctcttttactCACTCCATTTTgctctttctgtttgttctgtcagTATTTGACTTCTACACAGCTTGTGTTGCATTAAAAGCCTTAATGTCTAGAGGTTAAACAGgagatttttttatattttaatttaatatactgtaaatcatacaatCCCTAAATAAATAACCAAGCGAAACTCCTATAAAAACACCAGAATAAGAGTCACACACATTGAAAAGTGtcagtttttgtgtgtggaGTGTACTTTACCTGGCAGCTGGAGTCCTAATCCCCTGAGAGTCCTTTTTTGGCAATTAATAGAGCCTACCCTTGCGGCTGTCTTTTCAAACCTTCCTCCAAGATCCCAGGGAATCAAATTAGCGCTTATCAACATTCTTGCGCTTCTTTAATTTTAATACCATGTTGCTTCTCTTGTGCACTGTCAATTTAATTGTCAGGGACAGAACTATGTTTTCTTATGTCCTTTACCAAGGAAAAAAAGTCCCTTCCCTCCTTGCTTCCTCCTTTCCTTGCTTGATCATTCACTTCCATCTTGTTTAACTTCTGCTTGTCTTATCTTGAGTAGTTTAGCTGATACATGATGATGTCCAATGACTCAGACATCACCACATCTGCTTTCTGTGCTAACTATGCCTCATTCTTCATTATGAATTACAGAGGTTTAGAGAAGTGCTGTCCCTCCTGCACGCTACACAGAAAGGAGCAGTGCTGTGAACACTGGTACAAACACTTGAGTGACTGTCATTATCAGTTGTGTAGATGAGTGCACATGCAGGCCTGTGTTTGCCCTGACGGTCGTCTAGCAaagctttaaaggaatagttcaacaatttgggaaatacgcctatttactttcttgccaagagttagataagaaCGTTGATACTGCTTTCATATTTGTCAGTTCGATATGGATAGCtggcagctggttagcttagcttagcataaaggctggaaatggggaaacagctagccggACTCTGTCCGAAGGTAACAAGATCTGCCTatcagcacctttaaagctcactaattaacacatttttttgttttgtttgtctacAAAATCCTACAtgtgaaaatgacaatttgtggttttaggagGGTTAATGTACctgactatttcttggccaggagcAGTGACTTATTGGAGTCtctgctctcatgtctgtactccagggctgcaactgactcacacaattgacacttttcacacgcTTTCACACCACATGTCCATTTTCTcatgcagtgaaaaacaaattcatgacTGATAATGTCACAGTGCGAAAAGAGAACACTGACAGCGCAcggacagacaagacagagcagcacagccaACAGCAACGGGGGCAAGCGAGAAATCtacacaaatctattttattgtaatttattcccatgcaagctgctcagagtaatctcagtcagcggctcttctggcagcagcacagcgtctctccctctcctctcacacCGTGCGCATGCAGACGGGAGTGAGTGAGTCACTATGGTTACGAGGAcgctctgtgtttttgttgctctGAAACTTTCTTGCGCTTCCCAGAAATAGGGTTGtgaggccatttcattcatccaatTTGTTTGTACTACGTTGCAATTGCTATACTTTGAAGGTGGCCTTGTGAGTAGTGAGAATAGCAACCATCAGGTTTAATTAtccaaatcatattgtgatgtgtgtaggctatttcatttatataaattgtttgtccttgtttgaccttgaagaTGGCCTGGTAGCCTGCAACCTACAaccattttaggctacataatgtttttataaatatcattttaaatatgaattacccaattatatactgttcttgatgcattcttggttttcatatCACTctctcaatctaactaatctagactagtgcaggttgctgtttcttgacttaatctaagaggttaggtggtgtagaaacgcaggaaatttgttttaagttacaattttttttctgtgggcGGAACCCAGACCCCCCACCAATTATGTATCTTCCAaagtttgctcccccattttaaaacatagaCAGGCGCCCAAGGTGAGGAGCATAGATCTTGCTAGATCATACTATATGTTTTGAAGAACAGTATGTGTAATATCTGGagtgtatataaaaaaaatgttacccaataaacacaaattagcaaaaagaaaaagttttatgAAAAAGGTGTTGGTTCATAAGGCCAGAGAGAGGTCGAGTGGGTCAATTGAATATGAATAATGCtaattttattatgaacaaaaataagtaCTACTAAAGTACCTTCTTGAACCAATGATAAAACATGA
This sequence is a window from Thunnus thynnus chromosome 10, fThuThy2.1, whole genome shotgun sequence. Protein-coding genes within it:
- the lratd2b gene encoding protein LRATD2, translated to MGNQVEKLTHLNYAEVPTSDPNGFDPDDDGPRIGVSYIFSNDDDDEQDDNLDHFSSENRRVNHEEKPFDPQDELECSIYYREECVYERSTGAATHSAESLLNKCRPGDLLEFVATGQYPHWAVYVGDFQVVHLHRAEIKNNFLTDVSQGKKGRIVNGLYRYRALPPDVIVRNALDNVGLRDRALFWRNSECFAAWCRFGKREFKIGVEIRIGKQPYRLKLLFSEKKNHVLEFQSLEDVIMEKRRNDQIGKDAVLQELANHLNTTNEIKEDHFVK